caggcttttgtccaacgttgtgagcgcacctggaggagggtcaggtctgcactttgccgttacagggcgcagactgtgagagccgccaataaacgtaggattaagagtcctaggtattgtcgcggtcagagagtgtggctttccactcgtaaccttccccttacgacagcttctcgcaagttgactccgcggttcattggtccgttccgtgtctctcaggtcgtcaatcctgtcgctgtgcgactgcttcttccgcgacatcttcgtcgcgtccaccctgtcttccatgtctcctgtgtcaagccttttcttcgcgcccccgttcgtctcccccccccccccccgtccttgtcgagggcgcacctatttacaaggtacggaagatcatggacatgcgttctcggggacgtggtcaccagtacttagtggattgggagggttacggtcctgaggagaggagttgggtttcatctcgggacgtgctggaccgttcgttgattgatgatttcctccgttgccgccagggttcctcctcgagtgcaccaggaggcgctcggtgagtgggggggtactgtcatgttttgtcattgattatcatgtcttgtctctgtgcttcccttctattcgtttccctctgctggtcttattaggttctttccctctttctatccctctctctccccctccctctctccctctctcgctctctctctctatcgttccgttcctgctcccagctgttcctcattctcctaactacctcatttactcttttcacacctgtcccctattttgccctctgattagagtccctatttctccctctgttttccgcttctgtccttgtcggatccttgtatgatgttcgctgttctgtgtccttgttccgccctgtcgtgttttaccttcttcagatgctgcgtgtgagcaggtgtcaatgtcagctacggccggtgccttcccgaagcgacctgcagtctgtggtcgcgtctccagtcattcctctctacagacgagtggatttcagttttcctgtttttgctttcacctagataatatccaggatatcgcttttgtctaagactggaataaagactctgttttcgttaagtcgcttttgggtcctcattcacctgcataacaaatataatatatatataatataatatatatatatatatatatatatatatatatatatatatatatatatatatatatttggccaTTACTACTATagtccatagaaacacattgaataacacattcataaatagcAAAACAAACAGTCAAAAAATAcatcataaggaataaggttttgaagtgtctgtcccatATCAAGGATATATAAGAAAGctcatgaaatatatatatatatatttttggacaCATATTAACCCCTTTTATTTGATGGCACAAAACTACTTCCATACTTCCATTCACTTTTTAAAATCGATAccaggcagtggtgtaaagtactttaaagtactacacaGCCACATACTTGCTAATTTTCTTTTCATACAAACAAAATATCGAAAGAAATCGAATGGAACAAAAAAACACCCGCATAAATAATGTGTTGGCAAATATACCAGCACTGCAGTTTCCTTACAACTGCCCATTGTGACTTACTGTCGACAAACCCCTTATATTTGTTGATGTACTTCTGGAAATTAAAGACTATAGCATAGCCCTGTTTATACGTGGTGCTAAGATACACCCTTTGTCCTGATATTGTCCACATTTTAAGACGGGTGTAGACGGTTAAAATACAAATTCtgatctgattgtgatcagatGTTCCTTACCACCTCCAGATGTAGCAAGGCACGCATTGCTTATGGATATCAATCAAGTGTTAACAAATCTGGATGGTCAAACCATTTAAATCATCATTATACTGGCCtctaaaatcattgacaggtAGCACCATTGATTTATTGCATCAGTAACTGTGTTAAAATAAATACATCCAGATTATTTTGAAAGAATATCTGTCAAATAATTTGCATACAGGGAGGCACCAGCTAATGTGGTCACAATGCAGACACGGTGAATGAATGAGAGACACATTTTAATAGACGTGACAACCCTTGATCAAACTGGATCATATTGATCAGATCACAAAACACACGTTAGCTCAAAGTGTAAGCAAAGTTTATGTGTGGTCCAAACCAACAGAGAGGGTTTAGATATACATACATTTATTTCactagggctctctctctctctctctctctctctctctctctctctctctctctctctctctctctctctctctctctctctctctctctctctctcgttacagTATGTGACCATTTTTAAAGCATCCGTGGAAAATGACTTTCATGCGCCGTCCAGACTGGTACAGGGGAGGTGGGGGTGGTTATTGGGAGAGGCCCTTCAGATGGCTGACATGTTTTTGGAGAACTGCAGAACCGCTAGCTGGCGTAGAACGCTGGGCTGCGGTGTGGTGCGatcctgtttgtctgtgtgaAGCTGAAGCTGgcatgccccccccccttcctctgtTCTTCTGCATCTGGTCCTCATTAGGTTAGGAGCGGATGGTATAAAACAGGGGGCTGACGGGGGCTGGGCCTCAGTCCCTGGATCTGCACCATCATGGAAGCTGCTCTTTGGGTGTGCctcagtctgctctgtctgcaGGGCAGCTTTCTCCAGCTCACACGTGGTGCAGACTGCACTGGGACATCACCGGTGGAAGACTGTGTTAATGGGCAGACCACCGGAGGAAAGGTAAGGGATTGGGGGCCCCCAGGTTACAGTTGTAGGTTTGTTGTGTTTTGTGGAGGAGTTCCTTTGGTCAGGTAGATGGAGTTCAGAAGTGTTGGTGCTAGACgtgttttttaaagtttttttacAAGCTAACATTTCCCCAGACTCTGCAGTAGCAACATTAGCTCAGAAGCCAAAGGAAGCCAATAACTGCTATGAATGCTCTTGTGTTTCCATTGAGTGTGTGCTGAGTTAAAAACAACCCACTTTGGGTTATTTGGTGACCCAGCACTGGGTAAATACTGGACAAAACACATGCTGGGTTATTTTGACCCAGCCAGTTGGGTTGCGTGAATAACTTTCGTGGCTTTCAGATAATTGTTTTTGGCTACCTGGAAGAGTACATGTCATTCATGTTCATTATGTTACGTTTTACACTGCAAATTTCATAATATCTTTTATTTACATATGCCAACATAGAGATACAATGTTGAGAGATCTTTTCTTTGCATATCCCAACACTGGGACTCTTGAGGAACTGATAAGTTCATTAAAGCTTCAAAAGTGTCAGTGTTCAACCTTAACATGTGATAACAACAGAACAGATGAGCTGTAATTACATTTACTCTCACTCTATCTGAAATCCACGCCCCTACTAAGCCATGCCTCTAGTCTTCTGAGCTGACCCGCTGGGGTCATatctcaataacccagcaccaataacccagcacccagcatcaataacccagcacccagcatcaataacccagcagttaaaaaaaagaagaaaacaaCATAACTAAGTGACCCAATGCCTGCAACCTAGCAGTTGGGTCAACCAAACAATCCAGCAATTTTTttgaaagttgtgtgtgtgtgtgacacagtggTATGGTGGCTGAGCATGTCCTATTTTGGATGGAACACATGCATGGATTTAAATAGAGTTAAACATTCCAGTAACCAGGAAACATACACTTATTTTAGTCAGGAACAAAGTTTCATTGTAACCTATTCTATTACCCTCAATGGAACAAACTCTCTGCAGACTTTTAATGTGGCCACAGAGCCGTTTGAGCTGCCATATTTGCGGTCGACATGCTTTGTGGACATTCCCCATGTTCTGTCCAAAGCAGTTACCTTTATCTGGCCAATACATACAGCAGATGTATGAAAGATTTTCTTTCTCATTGCAAttctcatctgtaaaagagacattGGTCTCAGTTTAACTCCCTGATaacataaaggttaaatcaaatataAAATGAAAGATGCAGCATTCATTCCTCAAAAGAGGATTTTCACCAACAACGTGGAAGACTGAGTATTCTCAGTATTCTTTACCGGGTGGGAAATATAGGTtttatgtgttttgtgtgtaattACACTATTACAGTACATGCAATTATTTAAACTTCAGATGTGGTTGGACTCCCAGTTGCCTTAGGCAGCATTATTGAAGAAATTTTAAAGTTTAATTGAACTCAATGCTGAGTTTATTTGCCTGTGCTTTTTCCCACCAAGGTCATTGTGAATGTGGATAATGGAACATAATACATTACTAGGGTTAGTTCATGGTGCTCGTCAACAACTAGCACAGAACAAAATGGACTACACAGAAAGTGCTCAAAATAGATAACTAAAAAAATAACATGGCACCTCCATGTAATGAGGGATACGTGACCCCGAAGAGCACACTTTGTGCACTGAGTGTGAAGTGGAAACAGGGCATGTACTGACCTTTGTACAAAGTATTGTGTCTATATTAGGACAACAGAAGTTTCaacagggagagatacagagcattcggaaagtattcaggcctctttactttttccacattttgttacgttacagacttattttaAAATgagtacatttttattttattcttaatcaatttacacaaaataccccataatgacaaagtaaaaacaggtttttagaaatgtttgcaaatactttgttgaagcacctttggcagcgattacagcctcgagtcttcttgggtatccctacaagcttggcacatctgtatttggggagtttctcccattcttctctacagatcctctcaagctctatcagtttGGAAGGGGAGCATCGCTgaacagctatttttaggtctctccagagatgttagattgggttcaagtccgggctctggctgggccactcaaggacattcagagacttgtcccaaagtgttgtcttggctgtgtgcttagggtcgttgtcctgttgggctgtcatgtgccttctactgaagagtggcttccgtctggcctctctaccataaaggcctgattggtggagtgctgcagagatggttatcattctggaaggttctcccctctccatagaggaactctgaaACTCTgttagagtcttggtggttccaaatttcatccatgtaagaatgatggaggccactgggttcttggggaccttaaatgctgcagacatgttttggtgcccttccccagatctgtatctcaacacaatcctgtcttggagctctacggacaattccttttgacctcatggcttggttgttgctctgacatgcactggcaactgtgggatcttatatagacaggcttgtgcctttccaaatcatgcctaATGAATTTCATTTATCAccggtggactccagtcaagttgtagaaacatctcaaggatgatcaatggaaacaggatgcacctgagctcaatttcgagtatcatagcaaagggtctgaatacttatgtaaataaggtatttacattttttatatattttttataaatttgcaagaAAATTCTAAAccgtttttcactttgtcattatggggtattgtgtgtagattgatgaggggaaaaaataattaaatccattatagaataaggctgtagcgtaacaatatgtggaaaaagtcaaggcctctgaatactttccaaatgcactgtatgttgaaGGAGGGGACGTACACTGTGAAAAGGCATACAGTACGAACTCTGTGTTCCTCTTTGTTCTAGTAAAGCCTGAACTCCTACAATATGGTCACTGTTTTCCTTTACTCATCCTGACAGGATATGGTTTATGAATTGTCTCAATTGTCCGATTGTAACACTTTACATTCAGTTACTGCTATACCTTTCTAAATCAGAATGTAATTCTGCAAGTAACGACATACAAACATGTTGTAAACATATTAATTTAGTCATTGTTTAGTCATTGTTTAGTCATTGTTTAGTCATTGTTTAGTCATTGTTTAGTCATTGCATAGGAGTGGGGTTGAGGTGTTATTATTACGTAAGTGGAATAAAGATGACATGTTGTTAAAAGGATCTTCTCCTTCAGAAGAATGGGTTTATGCGGCTGATGCCATCTGCTCCAAGAGAGACCCATACCCAGAAAAAGCCACAGGTATATACGAGCCTCCCTCCCCACAAACACATCCTGTTGCAGTCTGCTCTCTGTCACAGAGGACTGCTGCCTTGTACTGGATTTACTTTCCACTCTGTATGGTAACTCCCCAGGAGGAATATGATTCCAACGAGACACGAAGGTCCATGCAACTCAAACGCTTAGCCCCAAGATATTGAATATTGATATTAAATATAGATTCACCAAAGTCATTGCTCAGATATCTGTGTATAAGAAAGGATATAGGACTATATACCTCTTTACCAACACACtcgcaggcgcacacacacacacacacacttacacgaTAACATTTATAGAAGGAATTTATTTTCTCCCAAATTGCATTAACCCATTATTTACATTTTTCTTTTGCCCAACAGAGAGGACGACTTGAGGCACACTCTGTACTTGGTGTAAGACATTTATATAAATCCTGCTCCTTACAACtgcaaaacaaaacaatacaacCAATTAGCCTACTTGAACTATACACTGTAAAAAAATGTCCTGTAATTTTTACAGTAAATTACTGGCAGCACAGTAGCCGGTAGGTCGCTGTAAATGTACAGTACAATACTGGCAGCACAGAAGACAGTAAATTACTTTAGATTTACAGGACCTATACTGAAGCACAAATTTACAACATATTACCGTATAACACCTGACTACAGCAAACATGCTGTCATTCTAGAATTGACAGTGCCTTACTGGAAGCACAGTGGTTAGTAAACTATTGCAGATTTACAGTGCAGGCAGCTACTGCCAACGATTGGCAGTATTTCTATTACATGTATTTGATATGAGTATTTGAATAGTTTCAATATCTATTTTGTATTTAATTGGCCTGAAGTACAATTCATGTATTTTGTAACAGTTTAATAAGAATACATACATTTGGTATTTTCTAATACAAAAATAAACTTGCAAGTAGCCCACATAACAACATAATGTCCAGCAGTGTGCTTTGCAAGTGTTCATTTTTAAATTGAcattggtcatttagcagacactcttgtcCAGAGGGATTACAGTCAGTCAGTGCATTAAACTAAAAAACATGTCATAGCAAGTAAAAGGTTTATGTAACCGTTACTGAGAAAGTTGTTGTAATTAAGAGTACATTGGTCTTCAAGGTATTGTGTATTTGTAACAAGATACCTTTTGAAGTATCCTTGCCCATCTCTTGCTCGTGCCAAGTTTGTTACTGTAATATTCACAATAACTCGCCGCCAGCTTCTTTTAAGTTACTGTAATATCAGAGCAAtcgtacagtacaacacagtaacaTTTGCCTGCTGTAGACTAAATAAGTATATTCTACTGTAATTGTAATATTGGTATTTCACTAATTACATTGGTGCAAGCAGGTTGGCTGTTAGGTATTTGTATTTTACAGCATATTTATGAATATTTGGCATTTTATATCACTTGCACTTCTAAAGGCCAAAAAAATGGCTTCCAAACAGGTCATGAGTAAAATAGACCAAAATGACTTGGCAAAACACTCAACCAGTAAAGGTTTAAGAGTTGCTGCTACTCTGATCTGTCCCCTAATACACATGAATTGTTTgggcactactaccacatatcagtTTAATTGGTACAGCATTCTCACTAGCGGATGCAATACATATTTCCACGTAGAAGGCATGCCTCTAAGTATGTTAATAAGCCAGAGTCTTTCTTCATCCACGACATTTTCCCAAAATGCACCATAATTCACCGTATGCTGCTAGAAATATACAGCAAAACAGGTAATACAGTACTTTACTGTAAAATTCTATTGTAAAATAAAGAATATAATTTTACAGCAGTGTAGTGGAATGCCAATGAGCCCCTCCCCCATAATGCATTGCTCTTTaaagtactgtactgtaatatagAATTACATTAACTAACTGTAAATATTGTGCTGTACATTTACAGCAATGTGTTACattgtacatactgtagttatacAACACTATTGTATTGCTGAAGCCACAGTGCTGGCTCCATGTTCATCAACAATGCCTCAATTATTTCTGAATAGAGGTGGAAGGATGACAACATACTGTCAGCCGTGCCgttggacagacaggagagagagtttGGGAAGCACTCCAGCCTTCCTGGGTCCTTCTCAACTAAGGGCTTCCCCAACACACTCATCCAAGTTCAGGTAAcgctggagacagggagggagacgaaCGAGAGGGAGAGGTCTCAAACGATCCAATGGGGCTGTTGTGTTGTAATTGTTGTGATCCCACCAAAAACAGTGGCATAAGAAAGAATGTGATGGGTGGTGTACTGTAGTTTCTTATCCCGAGTTGTTTTCTTGAAGCACTTGGTATGCTACAGTGGTGGCTAATGTCATTTTAAATAGGAAGGGCTCATTGTAAATGTCTGAGACAGAATAAATGGAAccgtatcaaacacatcaaacacatggtttccatgtgtttgataccgttctatgtatccattccagccattattatgagccgtcctcccttcaaCAGACTCCTGTGTAACGTACAGTAGCCGGGCCACTTGTAGTTTCTAAATGATCCCCCGGGAATGttgttcctccagacagagcGGGCCAGGAGACACTTGGGCCAGTCTGGGACCAAGAAGAAGAACAAGCCTAAATCCAGAGTGGGATCTTTTTCTCTGCTCAGCAACAACCACAGCGCCGCCATACAGGTATACAACATCGCCATGACAACCCAGGAGCAGACCATCATGTGATACCAGGATACAGTTAATATCAAACATTTTTGTTTAGTGAGATCTCAAACACACTGCTGACATGAgatatgggctcccgagtggcgcagtggtctaaggcactgcgtctcagtgctagaggcgtcactacagaccctggttcgattccagactgtatcacaaccgcctgtgattgggagtcccattggcccagcctcgtccgggttagggtttgttcggggtaggctgtcattgtaaataagaatttgttcttaactgacttgccatattaggacagcctaaGTTTCAGCAGGAGTTATGGAGATGCTATCTTAGCGATACTTAGTCGACCTGCATTCAACATTGTATCATTGAAGTCTTACGTCATGTTGTTGTTTTCCAGGTAACGAGAGTACGGAGGCAGCtgcagaaggagaagaagaaagggaAGCCAAGAGGACGAACAGGAGCGTACTCCGCTATGGACGTCCCAGACAAACCTGAACCCTTGGTGAGGCCAATGTCCCCCTCCACGTgtccctcacccccacctgagtcAATAAACCAATCAATCACGTTTTTGTGACCAGAGAGAAAATCTGCTTCCAAGCATGTTAAGAATACAGAGTTCATGCAAACTAGTTAAAAACCGCTAACACAAAAAAAGTTTCTAACCTGTTGTGTTAAATCCACCTCCGTCTGATTTGTCACTCTAATCTAAACTAAATGTTTGATTCTTTCACCAGGGACAAAGGCGCAAGAGGAGCCCACAGAAGAAGAATCAGACCAAGAGAATTGTTTGTTCATAAACATTTCATTAAACGAAACAAGGGATTTTGCGGAAGTGCGACTGTTTCAATAGTTCATAAACTGTACTTTATATCTTCTTCTCTTTGTAAACATATTGGTTTTGTCCTTTTTTTCAATTTAacaataatgtaatatatataatgGAAACACATCCCCGAGGACAAGTATACTTACAATACTTTTGAGAACTCCTTTAATATTCTCTTTTATTACagttatttgttgttgttgtcgttggtCGATGGTGAGTCTTTGGCAACTGTGCATATTATCAGGTTTAAATAAAGTAAACTTGTATGAGAATACTTCTTGAGAACTTTCCGCAACACAAGGCCTACCGTTTCTACCTAGGACTGTTCGTTTTCTGTTCAGTCATTGACAGAGTCGGACTCCACCTTGGACTGGAACATTTCACtgctccagctctccctctctgttgccAAGTGCAACACCTTCAATTCCCACACAACAGGACCTGGGTAACTTCCAGAAGTTTATTCAGAAATTGTGAATTAGGGGGGGAAAATGTCACTGAGCCCCAATTACAGATGGCTGAGCTAATGGCAGtgactgtatcccaaatggcaccatattccctacatagtgcactacttttcaccatcGTAAGGCTAAGTTCATCGTTAGAACAATATAGTTTGAacgatgaacttagccttaaaatgtttttgggaaaccaggttatgagtaccatgggtcctggtcaaaagtagtgcgctatgtaAGGAAGAGGGTGGCATTTGGGCTGCAGACAGTGAATGCCCAGCACTCCGCTAAACTTGCAGTCAAACCTTTGGGTTGAGAGCCCAACTATTCTGTCAAATTAAAGGGCGTTGGACCAGTTGATAATGGGAAAGAAATCATCATAATGTTAGACTGTATACACCATCTGTTTCAGAAGTAAAAGTTAATTTGTTCGAAAAATGAAGTTTCTTTTGAATTAATTTAGTCAGAGCTAGGAAGCTCACGGCACTGCATTCACTAATGGAGATGGTTTGAGTGTTTTTGCAGACCAGTCATGTACTTTACAGTGCctgcggaaagtattcagaccccttgactttttccagattttgttacattacagccttattctaaaattgatttttttaaactatcctctgcaatctacacacaataccccataatgtcaaagcaaaaacaggttttatacatttttataaatggattaaaaacaaaaaacaaataccttatttacataaatattcagaccctttgctatgagactcaaaattgagcacaggtgcatcctgtttccattgatcatcctttatgtttctacaacttggttggagtccacatgtggtaaattcaattgattggacatgatttggaaaggcacacacctgtctacataaggtcccacagttgacagtgcatgtcagagcaaaaaccaagccatgaggtcgaaggaattgtccgtagagctccaagactgGATTATgtcaagacacagatctggggaagggaatcaaacatttcagcagcattgaaggtccccaagaacacagtggtcttcatcattctaaaatggaagaagtttaataccaccaagactattcctagagttggccgcttggccaaactgagcaatcagggaagaagggccttggtcaatgAGGTGACCAAGattccgatggtcactctgacaaagttctagaggtcctctgtggagatgggagaacctttcagaaggacaaccatctctgcagcactccaccaatcaggtcttaatggtagtggccagacagaagccactcctcagtaaaaggcacatgacagccggctTGGAGTTTGGCACAAGGCACCTAAaaactctcagatcatgagaaacaatattctctggtctgatgagaccaagattgaacactttggcctgaatgccaagcgtcatgtctgaaggaaacctggcaccatccctaaggtgaagcacggtggtggcagcatcatgctgtgaggatgtttttcagcggtagggttgaggaaaagatgaatggagaaaagtacctagatccttgatgaaaacctgcttctgagtgctcaggacctcagactggggtgaaagttcaccttcaaacaggacaacgaccctaagcacacagccaagacaacgcaggagtggcttcgggacaagtctctgaatgtccatgagtggcccagccagagcccggacttgaacccgatcgaacatctctggagagacctgaaaatagctgtgcagcaacgcttcccatccaacctgacagagcttgagaggatctgcagagaagaatgggagaaactcccctaatacaggtatgccaagcttgtagcatcatactcaagaagacttgaggctgtaattgctgcagaaGGTGCTtcacaaagtattgagtaaagggtctgaatacttacagtaccagtcaaaagtttggacacacctaaacATTCAAGgatgtttctttatttttactattttctacattatagaataatagtgaagacatcgaaactatgaaatagcacatatggaatcatgtagtaaccaaaaaagtgttaaacaaatctaaatatattttatatttgagattcttcaaagtagccaccatttgccttgatgacagattttcacactcttggaattctctcaaccagcttcatgaggttgtcacatggaatgcatttcaatgtacagtgccttgttaaaagttcatttgtggaatttatttccttctgaATGGGTttaaaccaatcagttgtgttgtgacaaggtaggggtggtatacagaagatggccctatttggtaaaaaagtccatattatgtcaagaacagctcaaataagcaaagagaaatgacagtccattatgtCTTTAAGTCATGATGGTCAGTGAATCCTgaaaatgtaaagaactttgAAGCTGAAGTCAAGAAAGTTTCTTCaggtgcagtcacaaaaaccatcaagcgcgatgatgaaactggctctcatgaggacaaccagaggaaaggaagagccagagttacctctgctccaCATAAGTTCATCAGAGATAACCGCACCTCCAATTCCAGCACAAATAAATGCCTTACagacttcaagtaacagacatctcaacattaactattcagaggagattgcgcgaatcagaccttcatggtcgaattgctacaaagaaaccactactaaagaacaccaataataataagaaactTGCTTTGGCAAACAAACACGAGCaaaggacattagaccagtggaaatctgttgaatagtgctcagcatatttggtaactcctttaagactgttggaaaagcattccaggtaaaggtggttgagagaattccagtgtacaaagctgtcggcaaagcaaagggtggctactttgatgaatccaaaatctaaaatatatttggatttgtttaacactttttttggttactacatgattcaatgcaTTCATAACAAGGCAATTATAAATGCCAGACGGGCTCATTTCTCTAACTTGATCACTATTAATCAGAATAATGAGAGAGTTCCCTTCTTGACCATTGCTGGCCTGATAAATCCTAACccatcaaatgtgtgtgtgtatctacatgtGATGAGTTTGTGGCATATTTCAGAGATAAGATGAGGCTGGGTATCAAGTCAAGCAAGACCTGATGAGAAGTTTGATGATTTGTGCTCTAGCCTACCACGCAAAGGCACTATGGGTGTATTTTCCCTGGTTGACACAGACACGCTCAGGGAAGTGATACCACAAAGTAAGCCTTCAACCTGCCTTCTCAATCCTATCCACACCACCTTCTTCAAAACACTTTTAATTGCATATCTGAAGAAGTGAAAGCTACTGTTAATCACTCCCTGCACTTCCCCCACTGCACTAAAAAATGGTATGGTGAAAACCCTTCTGAAGAAAAGTAATCTAGATTCTTAGCAATTCAATTATTTTTTAAGTGCCAACTGTATTTTGGAAAAATTCCAATCTGATTTTCGTGCCCACCCCCACCAAAGCACAGAGACAGCCTTAGTTAAAGTGGCAAATGATCTTACGGCCAACACAGATGCCAAACAGCTCTATGTCCTTGTGCTCTTGGATTGAAGTGCTGCATTTGACACTGTTGACCATGATGTCCTTctggactggagactggagaggtgGGTT
This genomic window from Oncorhynchus gorbuscha isolate QuinsamMale2020 ecotype Even-year linkage group LG07, OgorEven_v1.0, whole genome shotgun sequence contains:
- the si:dkey-12l12.1 gene encoding uncharacterized protein si:dkey-12l12.1 isoform X6 translates to MEAALWVCLSLLCLQGSFLQLTRGADCTGTSPVEDCVNGQTTGGKNGFMRLMPSAPRETHTQKKPQRWKDDNILSAVPLDRQEREFGKHSSLPGSFSTKGFPNTLIQVQTERARRHLGQSGTKKKNKPKSRVGSFSLLSNNHSAAIQVTRVRRQLQKEKKKGKPRGRTGAYSAMDVPDKPEPLGQRRKRSPQKKNQTKRIVCS
- the si:dkey-12l12.1 gene encoding uncharacterized protein si:dkey-12l12.1 isoform X5 → MEAALWVCLSLLCLQGSFLQLTRGADCTGTSPVEDCVNGQTTGGKKNGFMRLMPSAPRETHTQKKPQRWKDDNILSAVPLDRQEREFGKHSSLPGSFSTKGFPNTLIQVQTERARRHLGQSGTKKKNKPKSRVGSFSLLSNNHSAAIQVTRVRRQLQKEKKKGKPRGRTGAYSAMDVPDKPEPLGQRRKRSPQKKNQTKRIVCS
- the si:dkey-12l12.1 gene encoding uncharacterized protein si:dkey-12l12.1 isoform X3, producing the protein MEAALWVCLSLLCLQGSFLQLTRGADCTGTSPVEDCVNGQTTGGKNGFMRLMPSAPRETHTQKKPQRGRLEAHSVLGRWKDDNILSAVPLDRQEREFGKHSSLPGSFSTKGFPNTLIQVQTERARRHLGQSGTKKKNKPKSRVGSFSLLSNNHSAAIQVTRVRRQLQKEKKKGKPRGRTGAYSAMDVPDKPEPLGQRRKRSPQKKNQTKRIVCS
- the si:dkey-12l12.1 gene encoding uncharacterized protein si:dkey-12l12.1 isoform X4 — translated: MEAALWVCLSLLCLQGSFLQLTRGADCTGTSPVEDCVNGQTTGGKDLLLQKNGFMRLMPSAPRETHTQKKPQRWKDDNILSAVPLDRQEREFGKHSSLPGSFSTKGFPNTLIQVQTERARRHLGQSGTKKKNKPKSRVGSFSLLSNNHSAAIQVTRVRRQLQKEKKKGKPRGRTGAYSAMDVPDKPEPLGQRRKRSPQKKNQTKRIVCS
- the si:dkey-12l12.1 gene encoding uncharacterized protein si:dkey-12l12.1 isoform X1, encoding MEAALWVCLSLLCLQGSFLQLTRGADCTGTSPVEDCVNGQTTGGKDLLLQKNGFMRLMPSAPRETHTQKKPQRGRLEAHSVLGRWKDDNILSAVPLDRQEREFGKHSSLPGSFSTKGFPNTLIQVQTERARRHLGQSGTKKKNKPKSRVGSFSLLSNNHSAAIQVTRVRRQLQKEKKKGKPRGRTGAYSAMDVPDKPEPLGQRRKRSPQKKNQTKRIVCS
- the si:dkey-12l12.1 gene encoding uncharacterized protein si:dkey-12l12.1 isoform X7 translates to MEAALWVCLSLLCLQGSFLQLTRGADCTGTSPVEDCVNGQTTGGKRGRLEAHSVLGRWKDDNILSAVPLDRQEREFGKHSSLPGSFSTKGFPNTLIQVQTERARRHLGQSGTKKKNKPKSRVGSFSLLSNNHSAAIQVTRVRRQLQKEKKKGKPRGRTGAYSAMDVPDKPEPLGQRRKRSPQKKNQTKRIVCS
- the si:dkey-12l12.1 gene encoding uncharacterized protein si:dkey-12l12.1 isoform X2, which translates into the protein MEAALWVCLSLLCLQGSFLQLTRGADCTGTSPVEDCVNGQTTGGKKNGFMRLMPSAPRETHTQKKPQRGRLEAHSVLGRWKDDNILSAVPLDRQEREFGKHSSLPGSFSTKGFPNTLIQVQTERARRHLGQSGTKKKNKPKSRVGSFSLLSNNHSAAIQVTRVRRQLQKEKKKGKPRGRTGAYSAMDVPDKPEPLGQRRKRSPQKKNQTKRIVCS